TCCAGGCCGAGCATCTGCCCGTGATCGCCACGCTGGCCGGGCTGGACGCGGTGCAGGCGGCCACCCTGCGCCGCAACGTGGTGGTGCGGGGCATCCCGCTGATCGCGTTGAAGGAGCGCCGCTTCCGCATCGGCAGCGTGGTGCTGGAAGGCACCGAGCCATGCGATCCGTGCTCGCGCATGGAGGACGCGCTGGGCGCCGGCGGCTACAACGCCATGCGCGGCCATGGCGGCCTGTGCGCGCGCATCCTCGAAGGCGGCAGCTTCGCGGTGGGCGATGCGGTGGTGCCGCTGTGATCCGCGGCCACGTCATCCTCTCGCACGGCTTCGAGAGCGGGCCGGACGCGACCAAGGTCACCGCGCTGGCGCAGGTCGCCCAGGCCGCCGGCTGGACCAGCGAGCGGCCGGACTTCACCGACCTGGACGCGCGCAGCGACCTGAGCCAGCTCGGCGATGTCGGCGCGCGCCTGGCGCGCCTGCGCACGCTGGCCGAAGCCGCCGCGCGCAGGGGGCCGCTGGTGCTGGTCGGCTCCAGCCTCGGCGCCTATACCTCGGCCCAGGTGTCGCTGCAGGTGCCGGTGCATGGGCTGTTCCTGATGGCGCCGCCGACCGCGCTGGGGCCGATGCCCGCCCTGGACGCGGCGCAGGTGCCGCTGTCGGTCATCCATGGCTGGGACGATGAGCTGATCCCCGCCCGCAATGTCATCGACTGGGCCCAGGCCCGCCGCGCCCGCCTGCTGCTGGTCAACGACGACCATCGCCTGGCCAACCACGTCGAGGCCGCGGCTGCGGCGTTCGGCGAGCTGCTGGCGGGGCTTTAGGCAGGAGTGAGCGGCGTGGGGCGAGGAGCGAGTCACAGCAACCATCTTCTCCACCTCCCCCGCGCCTGATCTCACTCACGCCGCACTCCTCTTCACTCACGCCTGGCTTTTTATGAAGTTCTACGTTTCCTGCGCCAAGGGCCTGGAATACCTGCTGGTCGACGAGCTGACCGCGCTGGGGGCGGCCAAGGCCACGGCCACCGTCTCGGGCGTCAACGCCGAGGGCACGCTGCACGATGCGCAGCGCGCGGTGCTGTGGTCGCGCCTGGCCAGCCGCGTGCTGTGGCCGATCGGCGAGTTCGAATGCCCCGACCAGGACGCGCTGTACGACGGCATCTTCGCCCTGCCGTGGACGCGGCACCTGACCTCCGCGTTGACCCTGGCCGTGGACGCGCACGTGTCCGGCGAGGCGATCACGCATGCGCGTTTCGCCGCGCAACGGATCAAGGACGCCATCGTCGATCACCTGCGCGCCGAAGGCTTCGAGCGCCCGTCGGTGGACGTGGACGAGCCGGACGTGCGCATCAACTTCTCCCTGCGCAAGGGGCGGGCGACGGTGTCGATCGACCTGGGCGGCGGGCCGCTGCACCGGCGCGGCTGGCGCCAGGTGCGCAACGAGGCGCCGCTGAAGGAGAACCTGGCCGCCGCCGTGCTGCTGCGCGGCGGCTGGCTGCAGTCCTACGCCGGCGGGGGCGGCCTGCTCGACCCGATGTGCGGCAGCGGCACGCTGCTGATCGAAGGGGTGCTGATGGCCGCCGATGTGGCGCCTGGCCTGCAGCGCCACGGCAGCCTGCCGCCGTCGCGCTGGCTGGGCTTCGACGCCGCGCAGTGGCGCGTGCTGCTGGACGAGGCGCGCACGCGCGAAGCGGCCGGCCGCGCCAAACTGGGTCAGGTCGCCTTCGGCAGCGACATCGATCCGCGCGCCATCGAGGCCGCCCGCGCCAGCGCGCGCGAGGCCGGCGTCGAAGACGCCATTGCTTTCGGGGTGAGCGACGTGGCGCAGCTGTCGGCGCCGCCGATCCGCCGCGGCGTGGTGGTGTGCAACCCGCCCTACGACGAACGCCTGGCGGCCGACGCCGCGCTCTACCGCGCGCTGGGCGATGGCCTGCGCCAGGCCGTGCCCGACTGGCGCGCCAGCCTGCTGTGCGGCAGCGCCGATCTGGCCATGGCCACCGGCCTGCGCGCGCAGAAGAAGTACCAGCTGTTCAACGGCGCCATCGAGTGCGCGCTGATCTTCGTCGACCCGATCGCGCCGCCGCAGCGCGTGGTGCCCGATGTGCCACCGGAGTTGAACGACGGTGCCCAGATGGTCGCCAACCGGCTGCGCAAGAACCTCAAGAAGCTCAAGGCCTGGCGCCAGCGCGAGGACGTGAGCTGCTACCGCGCCTACGACGCCGACCTGCCCGAATACGCCGCGGCGGTGGACGTCTACACCGAGGCCGAAGGCG
The window above is part of the Pseudoxanthomonas sp. X-1 genome. Proteins encoded here:
- the rlmKL gene encoding bifunctional 23S rRNA (guanine(2069)-N(7))-methyltransferase RlmK/23S rRNA (guanine(2445)-N(2))-methyltransferase RlmL; its protein translation is MKFYVSCAKGLEYLLVDELTALGAAKATATVSGVNAEGTLHDAQRAVLWSRLASRVLWPIGEFECPDQDALYDGIFALPWTRHLTSALTLAVDAHVSGEAITHARFAAQRIKDAIVDHLRAEGFERPSVDVDEPDVRINFSLRKGRATVSIDLGGGPLHRRGWRQVRNEAPLKENLAAAVLLRGGWLQSYAGGGGLLDPMCGSGTLLIEGVLMAADVAPGLQRHGSLPPSRWLGFDAAQWRVLLDEARTREAAGRAKLGQVAFGSDIDPRAIEAARASAREAGVEDAIAFGVSDVAQLSAPPIRRGVVVCNPPYDERLAADAALYRALGDGLRQAVPDWRASLLCGSADLAMATGLRAQKKYQLFNGAIECALIFVDPIAPPQRVVPDVPPELNDGAQMVANRLRKNLKKLKAWRQREDVSCYRAYDADLPEYAAAVDVYTEAEGAQRTLLHVQEYAAPSSIPEADVQRRFNELLSAVRAVFEVPREQVAIKSRARGKGGSKYGRMGQQGEFIVVREHGARLRVNLFDYLDTGLFLDHRPLRGQMAAQARGRRFLNLFSYTGVASVEAAVAGASSSTSVDLSATYLEWCAENLRENGLGGARHQLVQADVLAWLEADRGQYDLIFCDPPTFSNSARAEDFDVQRDHVRLLRAAMARLAQGGVLYFSNNFRRFRLDEAAVAQFAVCEEISAGTIGPDFERNARIHRAWRLTRA
- a CDS encoding MOSC domain-containing protein; this encodes MPLNPDSPLARLMATLPRPGTVEWIGLRPARDVPMQAVQHVQAGTGGGLEGDRYKGGSGKRGLTLIQAEHLPVIATLAGLDAVQAATLRRNVVVRGIPLIALKERRFRIGSVVLEGTEPCDPCSRMEDALGAGGYNAMRGHGGLCARILEGGSFAVGDAVVPL
- a CDS encoding YqiA/YcfP family alpha/beta fold hydrolase, giving the protein MIRGHVILSHGFESGPDATKVTALAQVAQAAGWTSERPDFTDLDARSDLSQLGDVGARLARLRTLAEAAARRGPLVLVGSSLGAYTSAQVSLQVPVHGLFLMAPPTALGPMPALDAAQVPLSVIHGWDDELIPARNVIDWAQARRARLLLVNDDHRLANHVEAAAAAFGELLAGL